The genomic window tgtgcaccaACCTTAAGATCGATGTTAAGCGATGGCAGAATGGTAATGATATATTtataaaaaaggcagatcccacgagtagtgggaattgattatatgcgaagcacgagtgagaaatgttgatatgtcactttaaaatcagcacaacgttacgaggtggcgtTCAATGATGCAATACATGACTTCGGTGCTATGACTATCGTGCTTGTATACGTCGTTTACCGTTGTCAtatatttacgtcacgtgataccaaatttagtacatgtggagtgagcgaaacggccgcgagcacgctaagagcgtggtatgtcgttatgttcttacgtgacacgcgtgtaagaattgtcatgtttgcaccagtgatatattcCATCATCTATttacgttacgtaacaccaaatttggtatagatggagctagaaaaacggctgcgagcgcctcatgaagggcctaatataccccaatgtagcgttgacgcgcgcgcacgctatgCGCAGccacgctacattagcaaaacgcgagccctctatagcattgcgccaggcgcgaccagcgtccatcgggcgcggcccgacggcgacCAGCACGTTATGCAACATGATGCATTTCCCGCCGACGCGTTAtccagacaacgctgcgtctttctcttttcgtgacggtggtacgccggacgcgctgaaacgcacattcgtcaaagcaacgcagcgcggcgcgtgcctgcgagtatattgcaAGACCGGCTGCTGGCggggcaatgccggcgtgacgcgaagaaagatgcgccggcgagcacgcgcatcgcgtcacgtcgaaatgtattggcgcctttagcgtcgcatgtagtcatcttctcacatgacacgcatttcatgattatcacttTTGCACctctcacataccttcgtaatccattggcGTCATGTATTACTAAATTGGCGTCATGtattactaaatttggcatatatgaaactagcaaaacggcagtgagcgcatcatgagcctggcatgtagacatattgttacatgacacgcatctcatgattatcatgtttgcgccagtcacataccttcgtcatctattcaagtactgtgataccaaatatggcataagtgacgctagcgaaatggccgcaggcgcatgagcgtggcatgcagtcatgttgttacatgacacgcatgtcatgattttcatgttagggtctgtcgcttgtattcgccaaGCAATCGcgccataccatactagttttccaacatgccatgtgaacgaaaccaccgcaagagctgcaggaccgtgaaatgtaaattatagcattcatgacatacatgccatgattttcatgttatgactactcaaatttcttcttcatacagtcatgttatgccatatcaagtttgggatcgataccattattggaacggccaggagagctaaggtaggtaggtataaactttatttttcctttgtaaaggaaaggtgcaatggaagagagatgaggagagattgctacgctcgatagtcctccgcaaccctctctgcccaacccaggatggcctcctggacgtcgggtttcaagctgcgcatggcagcctcccactgctcctcattactaattagttttcgaagggacggtggaggggggtgcttagggcacccccacatgatatgattaagatttgctttctgtgcggagcaatatttacaggaggaggacgggtaaagagaagggtacatgaggtgaagaatgtaaggagaaggaaaggtgtgagtctgcagctgtcgccacagtacttcgcgccttcgtatggatttcgacgttagcggcggtaaggataaacgaccaaggcggtagtgactacagatgtcgtgaaatgttaaaaggcgatcccgcgcagcaaacggtgccgttgtcgaaacggggcctggctcttccagcgcctgcgcccggaacgtaaatcctcgggcgctggcgtgagccgcctcgttaccggcaaggcccgcgtgcgcgggagtccatattaaagccgtgtcttgttgcgggggatgggccaaaaggagggagagggctgttttggacaccctacccgctccaaaattgtagatggcagtttttgaatcactaataataagtgaataatttggaactgtaagggccagagctatggctgcttcttccgcctcctcagaagaggaagcagaaatagaagcagcagcagatatctgacctagcgaattcacaactgagagggcgaaaaaaggacgagtactgtattcggcagcgtcaacgtagagcacttctttagaagtagaaaatcgtttttcgagagtttttgcacgctgtcgtcgacgttgctcgtggtgcacagggtgcatgtttttagggagcggcggaatgagtagattcttgtgtatttcacgcggaatagtgtgtttggcgttagtggttggagttggcctgatactgagggtatcgagtatgtatcttccggtctgtgtgttggaaagacgagcatattgtgaagttaagtgtgcttcaataagttcagttaaggtgttcaatgtgcctgtctccatgagccgtgcggtggacgttcgaatggggactccgagagcgaatttgtagattttacgtaacaaagtgtctacgttattttgttctcttctcagaaggaacagataagggagagaataagtcactttattgaggacgaaggcttggatgaggcggaggagctctgcctctcgtagcccgccatgcttattagatatcctgcctataaggcgtagagtgtggtccacagttgtttgaagtgctttaatggtgtgtgtgtttagtcgatttcgttgtatgtgtagtccaagcaCCCTGAGTCTGTCAACTTTAGGCACGGGTGTATTGTTCAGTGTTATTTGTATATCAGAGATGTGCTTTTCCGAGCCCCGATGGGCAGGAAGGAGGAGCAGTTCAGATTTAGTGGGTGAACAGGTCAGATTCATGTTACCCGCACAAACCACCACCCTGTCAGCAGCAGTCTGCAGAGTTTCCTGAATGTGACCATCGGAGCCGCCTGTCATCCAGagggtaatatcatctgcataaagtgaaaatttgagatctgatatggatctcagcgttcgagccagcggcatcatcgcgatgttaaaaaggaaaggtgataacACTGATCCTTGAGGTGTGCCGAAACTCCCCAAGGAGTAAGAACAAGAGTGTTCAGACCCAATGTAAATAGTTGCCGTACGGTTCGAAAGGAACGCAGATATGTAATCATGAATCTTTTTACCAACGCCTATAGCGCTCAGTTCACTCAATATGGCAGTGTGGCTGACATTGTTAAAAGCCCCATGGAGATCGAGACTGAGAATTGCTTGAGTATCGAGGCTAGAGTTAGGGATAATGATgtcatgcttcagtcgaagcatgacatcttgactGGAAAGGGATTTACGGAAGCCTATCATTTCGTGAGGGTATAAGTTGTGTTCTTCTATAAATTTGCTAAGGCGGTTGAGGATTACATGTTCAAGTGTTTTTCCGATGCATGAAGTGAGGGAAATCGGACGTAGGTTGGCTGTGTTTATGGGCTTACCAGGTTTTGGTATGAAAATAACTCTGGCGTCCTTCCACGCAGCCGGCAAGGTAGAAGTGTCGAAGCAGTGGTTAAAAAATTTAGTGAGGGCTATAATTGAGTtttcatctaagttgcggagaagTTTATTATTGACGAGGTCAGGGCCTGGTGCAGATGAGGTGCGAAGGTTCGCAAGCGCGTGTCTAACCTCAGCCTCCGTTATGGGGCTACTGAGATCATCATTTGGTTGTCCGATATAGTCAGGTGCATCGTATCGATACGCGCTGGGTAGGTGTTTGTCGCGAAGATCATTAAAAAGAGTGTTTAAGTTACCTTTGTGCGAGTGAAGTAGTTTGTTAATGTGATGATTATTTGCGGTACGTGATATGGTAGGGTCTAATAAATGCCGCAGGAGCTGCCATGTCATCTTGCTGTCTAGGTGGCCATGCATGCTTTCGCATTTCTGGGTCCATTGTTGACAAGCAAGCTGTATGGCATAGTCCTGAATTTGCAAATCGAGTCTCGCAATTCTCAGTCTCAGTCGGCGATTATGTCGCCTCTTCTTCCAGCGTTTGAGGAGAGAttgcttagcttcccacatgtgaagAAGTCGGGTGTCAACTATTGTAAAAGGCGTATCAGGTGGTAACATGGTGGTATGCGTTTTTGTGTCAGTGTGCAATTGCTGTACCCATTCCGAGATATCATCTATCTCAGTAGGCGCCGAGCAGTGACGGGCCTCGCGAAACTTGTTCCAGTTAATAAGGCTCAGGCGCTTGGGAGCTAAAGGTTTGTGTCGGAAGTGTATGGTAGTTTGAAtaatgtagtggtcactaccgaaGTTAATGTTCAGGTTGGTCCATGTGACAAAGTGAACGCGATGGCTGAGTGTAAGATCGGGAGATGTATCTTTAGCTACACTATTACCTAATCTAGTGGGCATGTCTATATTGTTGTGGAGGGTGAGGCGGTGATCCTGTATGTGAACCCACAAAGCCCTACCCTTGGGTGTAGAAACAGAGTGGCCCCATACTTGATttggtgcattaaaatcaccaagtattaGGAGAGGGTGATGTTTCGCGGCCGCAATGGCTCGGGCAAAGAGAGTATTGAAGCGATGGTGTTTCGCCTGTGGCCTACTATAGACGTTTAATACGTATAAAGGCGATTCTTGAGTTTTACAAGGAAGGACCTCCAAAAAgttgtgctccacatcgacgccgTCGAAATTAGAGTGAGTTACCGTCAAATGTTTTTGCGTTAATATTGCAGTATCGGGAGAATTTAGAGATTTAGTTTGGTGTACACTGTAACCGGGAAAAGTTATGTTTCCGTGGGTCTCTTGTAGGGCAATGACTGCAGGGGGTTTGGGGCAGGAGGCCAAATATTGTTGAAGAGTCGCTTTCTTTTTGcggaaccccctgcagttccattgccatactaCAAAGTTCGAGCGATTAGGGTTTGCAGCCATTGTCGGGAGGGGGTGTAGGAGAGAAGGCGGGTACGGCTATATTTGGATTATTGGCCGTGACGGCCGCAATCCATGCAGTGGTCTGCTGCATTTGAGTTTGTACAAAATCTAGAAACTTGTCAAGTTTGTCATTTATGGCAGCTTGGCCTGTCTCCTGAGCTGTGAATCTGCTCTCTATGTGAGAAATCTTACTTTCAATGACGGCGAATTTCTTCTGTGTTTTATTTTCGAGGGCGTTTATCCTATCGTTAAGAGTTAGAACTGTGTCGCTGAGAGATTCTTCTTCGCGTGGTGTGGCAGGGGTTTTGCGCTTATTTGAGGGTGGCAGCTGGGAGGTGTCTCGAGGCATTGTAGTGTCCATGTCAGTAGGAGGAAGAGGTATCGTGGGTTCAACAGCAGGGGGCGATTGAGCAGGAATGAAAGATCGTGGTTCGGAATGCTGCGAAAGATTGCTAAGGGGCATTCGGGATTGTAGCTCGAGCTTTAACTTTTGAATTTCTGCCTTGAGGCTAGCGTTTTCAGCTAGAACTTTTTCTAGGCTAATGTTTTGAGATAAGGAGCAGTTAGAGGAAGCTGCCTGTGCCCAGCTTACCTTTAATGGGTTTGGCAGATGACTGGTGGAATGGGGGTTCGTTGACTGGGTCGGGAAGTCAAGTTCTTTGGGAGTCGAGTTTGGGCCCCGCCTCTTGCTCTTGCTGCGACCCCGCTGTGGGCCACGCTCTTGCGAGCGATTAAGGCTCGGTGTCCGGGATGATGGAACTTCTGAGGGCTTAGGTGTCTGGTATTTAGGTGTCTTAGTCTTGTAACGCTGTTTGCACAATGGGGAACCGGTGATGTGAGCTCCACCACACACGACACAGACGGGTTCACATTCATGGTCCATTGAGGAATCCTTCAGTCCGCACTTGTGACAGATTGCATCGGGAGTAGAGGGGCAGACATCCTGGCGATGTCCAATTTTTCGGCAACGGGTGCAGGCTTCCACCTTCAGTCGGAATGGGCGGCAGCGAAGCGTGCAGCCTTCGTAGTTGATGTAAAAAGGGACGTGCGTGCCACGGAAAACAACCAAGATGGTTTCGGTGGTGCTCAGTCGGCGAGCGGCCCCAATGGTCATGGCTGGATTACATCTTTGGAGGGTTGGAAGGATTTCCTCGTCAGCGTAATCCAGAGGGAGATGAAACCTTCCACGACAAGAATCTACAGGGTCGGCAACGTGGGTGACGACTTCGTAGGGGACTCCGTTGAACTTTAAGGTCCGGATGTTGTGGTATAAATCTGCTCGGTCCATGCTTGACGTACTCACGAGCACTGTGTGACTGGTGGGATTGACCCTGATTTGATCAGGGCTGCTGATGGGAAGTCCAACTGCTTTGAGAACGAGTTGTCGTAAGACACAGGGGTGCAACTTGGTACAGTCGAGACCCCCGCGTATCCGAAGAATCACCTTGTAGTCCGCATCGGGCAGTGGTGGAGGTTTAGGCTCCCATGAAGATGGTTTCTTCAGATCCGCTGCGCAGGTGTCAGCCGATGAACCAGTGGGACGAAGGTCAGCATgtagagcacgccatgagcgagcGGCGTCGCCTCCAGCAGCGACGCCCGCTGCGACGCTGGCCGCGTCGCGCTGGGCGCCTCCACTCATACTAGGCCGGCGGTTAGGCCTAGCGCGGAAGCGGTCGAGCTGAACAATAAACAGTCAGCACTGTTCTCAAGGAGCATTATCACATCCCAACAAGGTGTCGAATGGGTGCCAGGTCCACTTACAGTTGGTGTGATGTGTGATCCAGGGTCCAAGGACCTGAAGAGGTGGTCATAACACGGTAAGTAGCCGGAGCCAAACGTACACACGTCAGCGTTTGATCGGGATCCTCGGCGtccaagcagccctcaacatctgctcgagggaccacctcatgttcgtcacagccagacagcggcaccaacctgtatcagtcggctccaccactccacgccaacactcaggcattccccccgctcgaagcaccagcggtggtacctcaggtgagcagttgggcagggaaagctgcttctaagcctctctcacccccttctgtcgatcctccttctcccgaacttgcggcccttcgccagcaagttgcggcacttcaaaagcaaaattctcttttaactaaacaactcgaactcttaaataagcgacttcaaccgc from Rhipicephalus microplus isolate Deutch F79 chromosome 7, USDA_Rmic, whole genome shotgun sequence includes these protein-coding regions:
- the LOC142767437 gene encoding uncharacterized protein LOC142767437; the protein is MSGGAQRDAASVAAGVAAGGDAARSWRALHADLRPTGSSADTCAADLKKPSSWEPKPPPLPDADYKVILRIRGGLDCTKLHPCVLRQLVLKAVGLPISSPDQIRVNPTSHTVLVSTSSMDRADLYHNIRTLKFNGVPYEVVTHVADPVDSCRGRFHLPLDYADEEILPTLQRCNPAMTIGAARRLSTTETILVVFRGTHVPFYINYEGCTLRCRPFRLKVEACTRCRKIGHRQDVCPSTPDAICHKCGLKDSSMDHECEPVCVVCGGAHITGSPLCKQRYKTKTPKYQTPKPSEVPSSRTPSLNRSQERGPQRGRSKSKRRGPNSTPKELDFPTQSTNPHSTSHLPNPLKVSWAQAASSNCSLSQNISLEKVLAENASLKAEIQKLKLELQSRMPLSNLSQHSEPRSFIPAQSPPAVEPTIPLPPTDMDTTMPRDTSQLPPSNKRKTPATPREEESLSDTVLTLNDRINALENKTQKKFAVIESKISHIESRFTAQETGQAAINDKLDKFLDFVQTQMQQTTAWIAAVTANNPNIAVPAFSPTPPPDNGCKP